The following are from one region of the Natronosporangium hydrolyticum genome:
- the rpmF gene encoding 50S ribosomal protein L32, which yields MAVPKRKMSRSNTRSRRAQWKARRVPTAPCPQCREPKLPHAACQVCGTYHGRQVIELS from the coding sequence GTGGCCGTACCGAAGCGCAAGATGTCGCGCAGCAACACCCGTTCTCGCCGGGCGCAGTGGAAGGCCCGCCGGGTGCCGACCGCGCCGTGCCCGCAGTGCCGGGAGCCGAAGCTGCCGCACGCGGCATGCCAGGTCTGCGGCACCTACCATGGCCGGCAGGTCATCGAGCTGAGCTAG
- a CDS encoding YceD family protein: protein MRDHSNAQPNPRSPLVLDARQLPRSPGAMRREERVVAAPEDLGIALIGVPAGSDLQLDLRLESVTEGVLVSGTVSGSVEGECARCLRPIRDQVGVEVQELFAYPDSTTDATTEEDEVGRLQDELIDLEPAVRDAVVLALPTSPLCRGDCPGLCSRCGAHWDDLPADHRHEDEIDPRWAALKKLTSTEE, encoded by the coding sequence ATGCGTGATCATTCCAATGCTCAACCTAACCCTCGCTCGCCGCTGGTCCTCGACGCGAGGCAGCTTCCCCGTTCCCCTGGGGCGATGCGCCGGGAGGAGCGGGTGGTCGCCGCGCCGGAAGACCTCGGCATCGCGCTGATCGGCGTGCCGGCCGGCAGCGACCTGCAGCTGGATCTCCGGCTGGAGTCGGTGACCGAGGGCGTGCTCGTCTCGGGGACCGTGAGCGGTTCCGTCGAGGGGGAGTGCGCCCGCTGCCTGCGCCCGATCCGTGACCAGGTGGGGGTGGAGGTCCAGGAGTTGTTCGCCTACCCGGACAGCACCACGGACGCCACCACCGAGGAGGATGAGGTGGGCCGGCTACAGGACGAGTTGATCGACCTGGAGCCGGCCGTGCGGGACGCGGTGGTGCTGGCGCTGCCCACCAGCCCGCTCTGCCGGGGCGACTGTCCCGGGCTGTGCTCGCGGTGTGGGGCACACTGGGACGACCTGCCGGCGGATCATCGCCACGAGGACGAGATCGACCCTCGCTGGGCAGCACTGAAGAAGTTGACCTCGACGGAGGAGTAG